A region from the Mesorhizobium shangrilense genome encodes:
- a CDS encoding 3-ketoacyl-ACP reductase, with protein MTRPAAIITGGARGIGLACAQTLAESGYDILVADLAETAADDLAADITARGAKFAYHRCDIADLGDHAALVDAAISAFGRIDCLVNNAGVGAVVRGDLLELKPENFDRTLGINLRGTVFLSQAVAKAMLAAPSGIARSIITITSVSAEMASPERPDYCISKAGLSMWVKNLALRLAPENIGVFEVRPGIIRTDMTSGVSAKYDALIDGGLVPAKRWGETADIGAVVATLAGGKLGFSTGSIINVDGALSVPRL; from the coding sequence ATGACCCGCCCCGCAGCCATCATCACCGGCGGCGCGCGCGGTATCGGCCTTGCCTGTGCCCAGACGCTGGCGGAGTCCGGCTACGACATCCTTGTCGCGGACCTTGCCGAGACAGCGGCCGACGACCTTGCCGCTGACATCACCGCGCGTGGCGCCAAATTCGCCTACCACCGTTGCGACATCGCCGATCTCGGCGACCATGCGGCACTTGTCGACGCCGCCATAAGCGCCTTCGGCCGCATCGACTGCCTCGTCAACAATGCCGGCGTCGGAGCTGTCGTGCGCGGCGACCTGCTGGAACTCAAGCCCGAAAATTTCGACCGCACGCTCGGCATCAATCTGCGCGGCACAGTCTTTCTCAGCCAGGCCGTCGCAAAAGCCATGCTGGCGGCGCCCAGCGGCATCGCAAGGTCGATCATCACCATCACCTCGGTCAGTGCCGAGATGGCGTCTCCGGAACGTCCCGACTACTGCATCTCGAAGGCCGGCCTTTCGATGTGGGTGAAGAACCTGGCGCTGCGGCTCGCCCCTGAAAACATCGGCGTGTTCGAGGTCCGGCCGGGCATCATCCGCACCGACATGACGTCGGGTGTATCAGCCAAATACGATGCCTTGATCGACGGCGGGCTGGTGCCAGCAAAGCGCTGGGGTGAGACCGCCGACATCGGCGCCGTGGTGGCGACCCTCGCCGGCGGCAAGCTTGGTTTTTCGACCGGCTCGATCATCAATGTCGACGGCGCGCTGTCGGTGCCCAGACTGTGA
- a CDS encoding GMC family oxidoreductase, protein MTNPDIVIIGSGIGGATIASGLAGSGASILMLERGEPLPATPHARDTRSIFVDGHYRPKEMWREAGGPAFNPGNYYYVGGNSKFYGAVLIRYRSQDFSAMDHFGGVSPAWPFSYDEFEPWYSKAEQLFRVRGTLGEDPTEPFHSIPYAFKPVPDEAPIARARAELKGLGLHPASLPLGVDIDTWLKEGKTGWDAFPNTGQGKIDAQTGPLTAALKDTNIRLETGAYVEYLEASTDGKTISAIHYRQNGALKKVAPKLVILSAGAVNSAVILLRSPSSDGKGLANRSDQVGRNFMNHNSSAMLAIDPRRRNDAVYQKTLMLNDYYLSDGKGGKPLGNVQLLGKIDGNMLKANVKLAPKFALDFMAGHAVDWYLMCEDLPDPESRIMVDGKDIVMQWRRSNMQSLDGLTKVMRENFRACGYPIVLSRPFDKRTPSHQCGTVRMGDDPATAPLDPFCRSFDQRNLFVVDGSFLPNSAAVNPALSIAAQALRVAEHIRKTELAA, encoded by the coding sequence ATGACAAATCCGGATATCGTCATCATCGGCTCCGGCATCGGCGGCGCCACGATCGCCTCCGGCCTTGCCGGGAGTGGCGCCTCGATCCTGATGCTGGAGCGCGGCGAACCCCTGCCGGCAACGCCGCATGCGCGTGACACGCGCTCCATTTTCGTCGACGGCCATTACCGGCCGAAGGAGATGTGGCGTGAGGCCGGCGGCCCCGCCTTCAACCCCGGCAATTACTACTATGTCGGCGGCAATTCGAAATTCTACGGCGCGGTGCTGATCCGCTACCGCAGCCAAGACTTTTCCGCCATGGACCACTTTGGGGGCGTCTCGCCGGCCTGGCCGTTTTCCTATGACGAGTTCGAGCCCTGGTATTCGAAGGCCGAGCAGCTGTTTCGCGTGCGTGGCACGCTGGGCGAGGACCCGACCGAGCCGTTCCACTCGATCCCCTATGCCTTCAAGCCTGTGCCCGACGAGGCGCCGATCGCGCGCGCCCGCGCCGAGCTCAAGGGCCTCGGCCTGCATCCGGCCTCGCTGCCGCTCGGCGTCGACATCGACACCTGGCTGAAGGAGGGCAAGACCGGCTGGGACGCCTTCCCCAACACCGGCCAGGGCAAGATCGACGCGCAAACAGGACCGCTGACAGCGGCACTCAAGGACACCAACATCCGGCTCGAGACCGGCGCTTACGTCGAATATCTCGAAGCGTCGACAGACGGCAAAACCATATCAGCCATCCACTACCGACAGAACGGCGCGTTGAAGAAAGTGGCGCCAAAGCTGGTCATTCTCTCAGCGGGAGCGGTCAATTCCGCCGTCATCCTGCTGCGCTCGCCCTCTTCCGACGGCAAGGGCCTCGCCAACCGCTCCGACCAGGTCGGGCGCAATTTCATGAACCACAATTCCAGCGCCATGCTGGCGATCGATCCACGCCGCAGGAACGATGCCGTCTACCAGAAGACGCTGATGCTGAACGACTACTATCTGTCCGACGGCAAGGGCGGCAAGCCGCTCGGCAACGTCCAGCTTCTGGGCAAGATCGACGGCAACATGCTGAAGGCCAATGTGAAGCTGGCGCCCAAATTCGCGCTCGATTTCATGGCCGGGCACGCCGTCGACTGGTACCTGATGTGCGAGGACCTGCCCGACCCGGAAAGCCGCATCATGGTCGACGGCAAGGACATCGTCATGCAGTGGCGGCGCTCCAACATGCAGTCGCTCGACGGCCTGACCAAGGTGATGCGCGAAAACTTCCGCGCCTGCGGCTATCCGATCGTGCTGTCGCGCCCCTTCGACAAGCGCACGCCCTCGCACCAGTGCGGCACTGTCAGGATGGGCGACGATCCGGCCACCGCGCCGCTCGATCCCTTCTGCCGCTCTTTCGACCAACGGAACCTCTTCGTCGTCGACGGCAGCTTCCTGCCCAATTCGGCCGCCGTGAACCCGGCGCTGTCGATAGCAGCACAGGCGCTGCGGGTTGCCGAGCATATCCGCAAGACGGAGCTGGCAGCATGA
- a CDS encoding ABC transporter ATP-binding protein, which yields MAFLEIDGLRKRFGQVEILKGIDVELEKGGFLVLVGPSGCGKSTLLNTIAGLETITSGEIRVDGRAINDLHPSKRDIAMVFQSYALYPNMTVAGNISFGMEMRGVPAAERQKAIDKVAKVLQIGHLLQRKPSQLSGGQRQRVAMGRALVRDPKLFLFDEPLSNLDAKLRVDMRIEIKRLHATTGTTIVYVTHDQIEAMTLATKIAVMRDGEVQQFGTPAEIYNNPTNLFVADFMGSPAMNLIPATIGTNGNALSVVLQREAREPISLPMANAPAGLSAFHGKPIIFGVRPEALTDPEGAERNASNIATADCHIEVVEPAGSDTFAVTNLGGKGVVARLRADANIQPGTNTPLAFNLTKAVFFDPATESRIR from the coding sequence ATGGCTTTTCTGGAAATTGATGGTCTGAGGAAGCGTTTCGGCCAGGTCGAGATCCTCAAGGGGATCGACGTCGAACTGGAAAAGGGCGGCTTCCTGGTGCTGGTCGGTCCGTCCGGTTGCGGCAAGTCGACCTTGCTCAACACCATCGCTGGGCTGGAGACGATCACCTCGGGCGAAATTCGCGTCGACGGACGAGCGATCAATGATCTGCACCCGTCCAAGCGCGACATCGCCATGGTGTTCCAGAGCTACGCGCTTTACCCGAATATGACGGTGGCCGGAAACATCTCCTTCGGCATGGAGATGCGCGGCGTGCCGGCCGCGGAACGCCAGAAGGCGATCGACAAGGTGGCGAAGGTCCTGCAGATCGGCCATCTCCTGCAGCGCAAGCCGAGCCAGCTTTCCGGCGGCCAGCGCCAGCGCGTCGCCATGGGCCGGGCGCTGGTGCGCGACCCCAAACTGTTCCTGTTCGATGAACCGCTGTCCAACCTCGACGCCAAGCTGCGCGTCGACATGCGCATCGAGATCAAGCGCCTGCATGCCACCACCGGCACCACCATCGTCTACGTCACCCATGACCAGATCGAGGCGATGACGCTGGCGACAAAGATCGCGGTCATGCGCGACGGCGAAGTCCAGCAATTCGGCACGCCGGCGGAAATCTACAACAACCCGACCAATCTCTTCGTCGCCGATTTCATGGGTTCGCCGGCGATGAACCTGATCCCGGCGACGATCGGCACCAACGGCAACGCATTGTCCGTTGTGCTGCAGCGCGAGGCGCGCGAGCCGATATCGCTGCCGATGGCCAATGCGCCTGCGGGCCTGTCGGCATTCCACGGCAAGCCGATCATCTTCGGTGTTCGCCCGGAAGCCCTGACCGATCCGGAAGGTGCCGAGCGCAATGCCTCGAACATCGCCACCGCCGACTGCCATATCGAGGTTGTCGAGCCGGCGGGATCCGACACCTTCGCGGTCACCAATCTTGGCGGCAAGGGCGTGGTGGCGCGGCTGCGTGCTGACGCCAACATCCAGCCGGGCACCAATACGCCGCTCGCCTTCAACCTGACCAAGGCGGTGTTCTTCGATCCGGCGACCGAGAGCCGCATTCGCTGA
- a CDS encoding carbohydrate ABC transporter permease: MSAVATPARQASGGVNVKIVNRIVIYGLLAVFAVFYLMPLFVMLVTSFKTMDEIQNGNMLALPKAPTFDPWLKAWGETCVGLTCAGIKGYFWNSIKMVVPAVLISTMLGALNGYVLTKWRFRGHTLVFGLMLFACFIPFQSVLLPMATILGSLGRFGVSLQNSVGTSFGLGNPTVNLVFVHVVYGIGFTTLFFRNYYEAFPTELVKAAQVDGASFFQIFRRIMLPNSMPIFVVTVIYQFTNIWNDFLFASAYAGTGDAMPMTVALNNVVNTSTGVVEYNVNMAAAMIAALPTLLVYVLAGRYFVRGLMAGAVKG; this comes from the coding sequence ATGAGCGCTGTCGCCACCCCTGCCCGCCAAGCCTCTGGCGGCGTCAACGTCAAGATCGTCAACCGCATCGTCATCTATGGGCTGCTGGCTGTCTTCGCGGTGTTCTACCTGATGCCGCTGTTCGTCATGCTGGTCACCTCGTTCAAGACCATGGACGAGATCCAGAATGGCAACATGCTGGCACTGCCCAAGGCGCCGACCTTCGATCCATGGCTGAAGGCCTGGGGCGAAACCTGTGTCGGCCTCACCTGCGCCGGCATCAAGGGTTACTTCTGGAACTCCATCAAGATGGTGGTTCCGGCCGTGCTGATCTCGACGATGCTCGGCGCGCTCAACGGCTACGTGCTGACCAAGTGGCGTTTTCGCGGCCACACGCTGGTCTTCGGACTGATGCTGTTCGCCTGCTTCATCCCGTTCCAGTCGGTGCTGTTGCCGATGGCAACGATCCTGGGCAGCCTTGGCCGCTTCGGTGTCTCGCTGCAGAATTCGGTCGGAACCAGCTTCGGCCTCGGCAACCCGACGGTCAATCTCGTCTTCGTGCACGTCGTCTACGGCATCGGCTTCACCACGCTGTTCTTCCGAAACTACTACGAGGCGTTTCCGACCGAGCTGGTGAAGGCGGCGCAGGTCGACGGCGCGAGCTTCTTCCAGATCTTCCGGCGCATCATGCTGCCGAACTCGATGCCGATCTTCGTCGTCACCGTGATCTACCAGTTCACCAACATCTGGAACGACTTCCTGTTCGCATCCGCCTACGCCGGCACCGGCGACGCGATGCCGATGACGGTGGCTCTCAACAACGTCGTCAACACCTCGACCGGTGTCGTCGAATACAACGTCAACATGGCTGCGGCGATGATCGCCGCACTCCCCACCCTTCTCGTCTACGTGCTTGCCGGCCGCTACTTCGTGCGCGGTCTCATGGCAGGCGCCGTCAAAGGATAA
- a CDS encoding carbohydrate ABC transporter permease, whose product MSTVATSQIKLTPEHARPRASVRSRLQDALPKIVLAPSFAITIVFVYGFILWTIYLSFTNSKTFPSYVITGPRAYQRLWGWTFDSDPPSSWYTSIVNMGIFGFLYILICLALGLFLAILLDQKIRGEGVLRPIYLYPMALSFIVTGVAWKWFLDPGLGLEQTLHQWGWTSFHFDWIKNKDFVIYTVVIAGVWQASGFIMAMFLAGLRGIDGEIMKAAQIDGATTFQLYRRIVIPLLRPIFLSAFIVLAHLAIKSYDLVVALTSGGPGGSAWLPSNFMYEYTFKRNEMAVGSASAVIMLMTIVAIIVPYLYSELREKPR is encoded by the coding sequence ATGAGTACGGTAGCGACAAGCCAGATCAAGCTGACGCCGGAGCACGCCCGCCCGCGCGCCTCGGTGCGCTCGCGCCTGCAGGACGCCCTGCCGAAGATCGTGCTGGCGCCGAGCTTCGCCATCACCATCGTCTTCGTCTACGGCTTCATCCTGTGGACCATCTATCTGTCCTTCACCAATTCCAAGACCTTCCCGTCCTATGTCATCACCGGACCGCGCGCCTATCAGCGGCTGTGGGGCTGGACCTTCGACAGCGACCCGCCATCGAGCTGGTACACGTCGATCGTCAACATGGGCATCTTCGGCTTCCTCTACATTCTGATCTGCCTGGCGCTCGGCCTGTTCCTGGCCATCCTGCTCGACCAGAAGATCCGCGGCGAAGGCGTGTTGCGGCCGATCTACCTCTATCCCATGGCGCTGTCCTTCATCGTCACCGGCGTCGCCTGGAAATGGTTCCTCGATCCCGGTCTAGGCCTCGAACAGACCCTGCATCAGTGGGGCTGGACGAGCTTCCATTTCGACTGGATCAAGAACAAGGATTTCGTCATCTACACAGTGGTGATCGCCGGTGTCTGGCAGGCCTCCGGCTTCATCATGGCGATGTTCCTGGCCGGCCTGCGCGGCATCGACGGCGAGATCATGAAGGCGGCGCAGATCGACGGCGCCACCACCTTCCAGCTCTATCGCCGCATCGTCATCCCGCTGCTGCGGCCGATCTTCCTGTCAGCCTTCATCGTGCTCGCGCACCTCGCCATCAAGTCGTACGATCTGGTGGTCGCACTGACCAGCGGCGGGCCGGGCGGCTCGGCCTGGCTGCCTTCGAACTTCATGTATGAATACACCTTCAAGCGCAACGAGATGGCCGTAGGTTCGGCCAGCGCCGTGATCATGCTGATGACCATCGTCGCCATCATCGTGCCCTATCTCTATTCCGAACTGCGGGAGAAGCCGCGATGA
- a CDS encoding ABC transporter substrate-binding protein, producing the protein MLRKLLIGTALASSFAFAAHAADVKEVQMLHWWTSGGEAAALNVLKGDLAKEGYAWKDVPVAGGGGDAAMTALKAMVAAGNYPTASQMLGYTVLDYAQAGVMGDLTETAKKEGWDKSVPAALQKFSVYQGKWVAAPVNVHSVNWLWINKAVMDKIGGTEPKTFDEFVALLDKAKAAGVIPLALGGQNWQEATMFDSVVLSTGGPDFYKKAFNDLDDASLKSDTMKKSFDNLAKLVTYVDPNFSGRDWNLATAMVIKGDALVQVMGDWAKGEFHAAKKTPGTDFLCYRFPGTDGSVIYNSDMFGMFNVPDDRKAAQVALATATLSKSFQSAFNVVKGSVPARTDVPDTDFDACGKKGIADLKKANEGGTLFGSLAQGYGAPPAVANAYKDVVSKFVHGQIKTSDEAVTELVKAIDDAK; encoded by the coding sequence ATGTTGCGCAAACTGCTTATCGGAACGGCTCTGGCGTCAAGCTTTGCTTTCGCGGCCCACGCCGCGGACGTCAAGGAAGTGCAGATGCTGCATTGGTGGACGTCGGGCGGCGAAGCGGCTGCTCTCAACGTGCTGAAGGGCGACCTGGCAAAGGAAGGCTATGCCTGGAAGGACGTGCCGGTGGCCGGCGGCGGCGGCGACGCCGCCATGACCGCGCTGAAGGCGATGGTCGCGGCCGGCAACTACCCGACCGCCTCGCAGATGCTCGGCTACACCGTGCTCGACTATGCTCAGGCCGGCGTGATGGGCGACCTGACCGAGACGGCGAAGAAGGAAGGCTGGGACAAGTCGGTTCCGGCGGCCCTGCAGAAGTTCTCGGTCTATCAGGGCAAGTGGGTCGCGGCTCCGGTCAACGTTCACTCCGTCAACTGGCTGTGGATCAACAAGGCGGTGATGGACAAGATCGGCGGCACCGAGCCGAAGACCTTCGACGAGTTCGTCGCGCTGCTCGACAAGGCCAAGGCGGCTGGCGTCATCCCGCTGGCACTCGGCGGCCAGAACTGGCAAGAAGCCACCATGTTCGACTCGGTCGTGCTGTCGACAGGCGGACCGGACTTCTACAAGAAGGCGTTCAACGACCTCGACGACGCTTCGCTCAAGTCCGACACGATGAAGAAGTCGTTCGACAACCTGGCCAAGCTGGTCACCTATGTCGACCCGAACTTCTCGGGCCGTGACTGGAACCTGGCCACCGCCATGGTCATCAAGGGCGACGCCCTGGTGCAGGTCATGGGCGACTGGGCCAAGGGCGAGTTCCACGCCGCCAAGAAGACCCCGGGCACGGACTTCCTGTGCTATCGCTTCCCGGGCACCGACGGCTCCGTGATCTACAACTCCGACATGTTCGGCATGTTCAACGTTCCGGACGACCGCAAGGCCGCCCAGGTGGCGCTTGCCACCGCTACGCTGTCGAAGAGCTTCCAGTCGGCCTTCAACGTCGTCAAGGGCTCGGTCCCGGCCCGCACCGACGTGCCGGATACCGACTTCGACGCTTGCGGCAAGAAGGGCATCGCCGACCTGAAGAAGGCCAATGAAGGCGGCACGCTGTTCGGCTCGCTCGCCCAGGGCTATGGCGCGCCTCCGGCGGTCGCCAACGCCTATAAGGACGTCGTCTCGAAGTTCGTCCATGGTCAGATCAAGACCTCGGACGAGGCTGTGACCGAGCTGGTCAAGGCAATCGACGACGCCAAGTAA
- a CDS encoding aldehyde dehydrogenase family protein encodes MNMPLKIAMPAEASAAPKTYRLLIDGKHVDARDGRTLERKSPGHGFTVSHYAQAGEAEVEAAVKAAHKAFETGPWPRMKASERAAILLKAADLIEARLEEIARLDALESGKPIAQARGEIGGAVDIWRYAASLARTLHGESYANLGDAMLGVVVREPIGVVSIITPWNFPFLIVSQKLPFALAAGCTAVVKPSEMTSASTFVLGDILIQAGLPAGVVNILAGLGADVGAPMVSHPQVEMVSFTGSTRVGKMTMASAAQSLKKVSMELGGKNGQIVFPDADLEAAADAAVFGGFFNAGECCNAGSRLIVHEAIADDFLAAVKALTAKVTVGDPLDDRTKVGAMISSDHLAKVTDYVTAAASEGSSVCSGGKQLTSNAGQYLDPTIIRGVTEDMAIAREEVFGPVLSVLTFESIEKALHIANNTPYGLSAGVWSASIDTCMSVARSVRSGTVWVNTFMEGYPELPFGGYKQSGLGRELGKRAVEDYTEEKTIQFHRGQRTGWWVG; translated from the coding sequence ATGAACATGCCCCTCAAGATCGCCATGCCCGCCGAGGCATCCGCGGCGCCAAAAACCTACCGGCTGCTGATCGACGGCAAGCATGTCGATGCCCGCGATGGCCGCACGCTGGAACGCAAGAGCCCCGGCCACGGCTTCACCGTCTCGCATTATGCGCAGGCCGGCGAGGCCGAAGTGGAAGCGGCGGTTAAGGCCGCGCACAAGGCGTTCGAGACCGGTCCTTGGCCGCGTATGAAAGCATCCGAGCGCGCCGCGATCCTGCTCAAGGCCGCCGACCTGATCGAGGCCCGGCTGGAAGAGATCGCCCGGCTCGATGCGCTCGAATCCGGCAAGCCGATCGCCCAGGCGCGCGGTGAGATCGGCGGCGCCGTCGACATCTGGCGCTACGCGGCCTCGCTGGCCCGCACGCTGCACGGCGAATCCTACGCCAATCTCGGCGACGCCATGCTGGGCGTGGTGGTGCGCGAGCCGATCGGCGTGGTCTCGATCATCACGCCGTGGAATTTCCCGTTCCTCATCGTCAGCCAGAAACTGCCCTTCGCGCTCGCCGCCGGCTGCACGGCGGTGGTCAAGCCGAGCGAAATGACCTCCGCCTCGACCTTCGTTCTCGGCGACATCCTGATCCAGGCTGGCCTGCCCGCCGGCGTCGTCAACATCCTCGCCGGCCTGGGCGCCGATGTCGGTGCGCCAATGGTCAGCCATCCGCAGGTCGAGATGGTCTCGTTCACCGGCTCGACCCGCGTCGGCAAGATGACCATGGCCTCGGCCGCGCAGTCGTTGAAGAAGGTCTCGATGGAGCTCGGCGGCAAGAACGGCCAGATCGTCTTCCCCGACGCCGACCTCGAGGCCGCCGCCGACGCCGCCGTGTTCGGCGGCTTCTTCAATGCCGGCGAATGCTGCAATGCCGGCAGCCGGCTGATCGTGCATGAGGCGATCGCCGACGACTTCCTCGCCGCTGTAAAGGCGCTCACCGCCAAGGTGACCGTGGGCGATCCGCTCGACGACCGCACCAAGGTCGGCGCGATGATTTCGTCCGACCATCTGGCCAAGGTGACCGATTACGTCACGGCGGCCGCGAGCGAGGGCAGCAGTGTCTGCAGCGGCGGCAAGCAGCTGACCTCGAATGCCGGCCAATATCTCGATCCCACCATCATTCGCGGCGTCACCGAGGACATGGCCATCGCCCGCGAGGAAGTGTTCGGGCCGGTGCTTTCCGTGCTCACCTTTGAATCGATTGAAAAGGCGTTGCACATCGCCAACAACACGCCCTATGGTTTGTCGGCGGGCGTGTGGAGCGCCAGCATCGACACTTGCATGTCGGTGGCGCGAAGTGTGCGTTCGGGAACCGTTTGGGTGAATACGTTCATGGAAGGTTATCCCGAGCTGCCTTTCGGAGGCTACAAGCAGTCCGGTCTCGGACGCGAACTCGGCAAACGCGCCGTCGAGGATTATACCGAGGAAAAGACAATCCAGTTTCATCGCGGCCAGCGCACCGGATGGTGGGTCGGCTGA
- a CDS encoding enoyl-CoA hydratase/isomerase family protein, giving the protein MAERPVTFEIDGAIGIVTLRRPEKFNALDIPMLRALETALDEAEMTEGVRVVLLRGEGKGFCAGGDVEAWAQMSAADFQVQWVRYGHRVFDRLARLRQPTIAVLSGHALGGGLELAVACDFRVAEAHIKLGFPETSIGVVPGWSGTQRAVRRFGAQTVRRIALGGEIFVAPEALALGVVDRVVETGKALTEAKGWAEKIAERGPLATEAAKLMIAVAEGEESAAATEALASGFIALTGDLKAGVGAFKTKQKPAFSRS; this is encoded by the coding sequence ATGGCTGAGCGTCCCGTCACCTTCGAGATTGACGGCGCCATCGGCATCGTCACTTTGCGCCGGCCGGAAAAGTTCAACGCACTGGACATCCCGATGCTGCGCGCGCTGGAAACAGCGCTCGACGAGGCTGAGATGACGGAAGGCGTGCGCGTCGTGCTGCTCCGCGGCGAAGGCAAGGGCTTTTGCGCGGGCGGCGATGTCGAGGCCTGGGCGCAGATGAGTGCCGCCGATTTCCAGGTGCAATGGGTGCGCTACGGCCACCGTGTCTTCGACCGGCTGGCGCGGCTGCGGCAACCGACCATCGCCGTGCTGTCCGGCCATGCGCTGGGCGGCGGACTGGAACTGGCGGTCGCCTGTGATTTCCGCGTCGCCGAGGCACACATCAAATTGGGCTTCCCGGAAACCTCGATCGGTGTCGTGCCCGGCTGGTCCGGCACCCAGCGCGCGGTGCGCCGCTTCGGCGCACAGACGGTGCGGCGCATAGCGCTGGGTGGCGAGATTTTTGTCGCCCCCGAAGCGCTGGCCCTGGGCGTCGTCGACCGGGTGGTCGAAACCGGCAAGGCGCTGACCGAAGCCAAAGGCTGGGCCGAAAAAATCGCCGAGCGCGGCCCGCTGGCGACGGAAGCCGCCAAGCTGATGATCGCGGTCGCGGAAGGCGAGGAAAGTGCCGCCGCGACGGAAGCGCTGGCCAGCGGCTTCATCGCCCTGACCGGCGACCTCAAGGCCGGCGTCGGTGCTTTCAAGACCAAACAGAAACCAGCATTTTCACGATCCTGA
- a CDS encoding acyl CoA:acetate/3-ketoacid CoA transferase, which translates to MSKVVSATDAAGLIKDGMVVSVSSSSGLGCPDAVLAAIGERFDAEGHPKNITTLHPIAAGDMYGIKGIDHLAKPGLLKRTLCGSYPSGPSSAEPPQIWKMIGDNSVAAYNVPSGILFDMHREAAAKRPGVLTKVGLDTFADPRHQGCAMNAAASDPIVSVQQFDGEEWLYFRSIVPDVSIIRATTADERGNLTYEHEGAYLGGLEQALAARNNGGVVIAQVKRVVENGTLKPHDVRVPGVLVDHIVVAPDQLQTTLTPYDPAISGEIFRPLSSFRNAEMNVQKVIARRVAMELRQGMAVNIGFGISANVPRILLEEGQHGKVTWVIEQGAVGGVPLLDFKFGCASNAEAIMPSPHQFIYFQAGGFDASLLSFLQIDRHGSVNVSKLSARPHVTAGAGGFVDITARAKKIVFSGFFNAGAKLSLANGGIRIDQEGKVKKVVAEVEHISFSGKRAVAQGQDITYITERCVMKLTAEGLLVTELAPGIDLQRDVLAQSEIPLGVAKDLKTTPEALYRDELIGLSLNSGASLGGAHG; encoded by the coding sequence TTGAGCAAGGTCGTCTCCGCCACTGACGCAGCAGGCCTGATCAAGGACGGCATGGTCGTTTCCGTGTCCTCGTCCAGCGGCCTCGGCTGCCCGGACGCGGTTCTCGCCGCCATCGGCGAGCGCTTCGACGCGGAAGGTCATCCGAAGAACATCACCACGCTGCATCCGATCGCCGCAGGCGACATGTACGGCATCAAGGGCATCGATCATCTCGCCAAGCCCGGCCTGTTGAAGCGCACGCTGTGCGGCTCCTATCCGTCAGGCCCCTCCTCCGCCGAGCCGCCACAGATCTGGAAAATGATCGGCGACAATTCCGTGGCCGCCTACAATGTGCCGTCGGGCATCCTGTTCGACATGCACCGCGAGGCCGCCGCCAAGCGGCCGGGCGTGCTGACCAAGGTCGGCCTCGACACCTTCGCCGACCCGCGCCACCAGGGCTGCGCCATGAACGCCGCCGCCAGCGATCCCATCGTTTCCGTGCAGCAGTTCGACGGCGAGGAATGGCTCTATTTCCGCTCGATCGTGCCTGATGTCTCGATCATCCGGGCGACCACGGCCGACGAGCGCGGCAACCTGACCTATGAGCATGAGGGCGCCTATCTCGGCGGTCTCGAACAGGCGCTGGCCGCCCGCAACAATGGCGGCGTCGTCATCGCGCAGGTGAAGCGTGTCGTCGAGAACGGCACGCTGAAGCCGCACGACGTGCGCGTGCCCGGCGTTCTGGTCGACCATATCGTCGTCGCGCCCGACCAGTTGCAGACGACGCTGACGCCTTATGATCCGGCGATCTCGGGCGAGATCTTCCGGCCGCTGTCGAGCTTCCGCAACGCCGAGATGAACGTCCAGAAGGTCATCGCGCGCCGCGTCGCCATGGAGCTTCGCCAGGGCATGGCGGTCAATATCGGCTTCGGCATCTCCGCCAATGTGCCGCGCATCCTCCTGGAGGAAGGCCAGCACGGCAAGGTGACCTGGGTGATCGAACAGGGCGCCGTCGGCGGCGTGCCACTGCTCGACTTCAAATTCGGCTGCGCCTCGAATGCCGAGGCGATCATGCCCTCACCGCACCAGTTCATCTACTTCCAGGCCGGTGGCTTCGACGCCTCGCTCCTGTCCTTCCTGCAGATCGACCGCCACGGCTCGGTCAATGTGTCAAAGCTTTCGGCGCGGCCGCATGTCACCGCCGGCGCTGGCGGCTTCGTCGACATCACCGCGCGCGCCAAAAAAATCGTGTTCTCCGGCTTCTTCAATGCCGGCGCCAAGCTTTCACTGGCCAATGGCGGCATCCGCATCGACCAGGAGGGCAAGGTCAAGAAGGTGGTCGCCGAGGTCGAGCACATCTCTTTCTCGGGCAAGCGCGCGGTCGCTCAGGGCCAGGACATCACCTACATCACCGAGCGCTGCGTCATGAAGCTGACGGCAGAAGGTCTGCTGGTCACCGAACTCGCACCCGGTATCGATCTACAGCGCGATGTGCTGGCACAGTCGGAGATTCCGCTCGGCGTCGCCAAGGACCTCAAGACCACACCGGAAGCGCTCTATCGCGATGAGCTGATCGGCCTGTCGCTCAACAGCGGCGCCTCGCTTGGAGGCGCGCATGGCTGA